GCTCCCCGGGTTGCCCGGTTGAGCCCGATATCAAGGATTGCACTGCCCTGCTGGGCTTTCTTTGCTTTTACTGCAAAGAGCATCCCGGTGAGGTATGCCGCAGGAGTGTTGGAGGTCGATCCCTTGTACCCGTATTTCTCGAGTTCGCTTGAGTTCGCTGCAACAAGCGTGCGGTCGCCATCCATCTCTGCCGTCACCAGCTGGATGATGATGTGCCGGTTTGTCTTGCGCACGACCATCCGGGGCGCATCAGCGACAACAAGCCGTGTCCGCTGGTAGTAATCGGTCTTGCCTTCCCTTCGTCTCCGGAAGGGGACAAAATACCGTGATCCTGTCGCCATGTTACTTCATCCTCCCCTGGAGGATCTCCATCTGCGCCTTCATGTGCGCGACACTCCTGAACTGGCCGCCGGCCGCTTTCCGGTAAAGGATGCGGTACAGGTGCCGGTCAATGGTTGCGGCATCGCGGAGTTCAACGAGTACTTTCCTGATTGCACGGATCTTCTGGACCCATGCAGTCTTGCTCGGGTTGCGGGCACCTGCCGCACCCTTCCGTTTCCCGGCACCCTTGCGGTGGCCGTAGGAGCGCTGGGCAATCCGTGCCCGTGCCCTGCCGCGGCTTACACCTTTTTTCTGGCGTGCCTTGATGGCGCCATCGGTGACAAGCCCTCTGAGATCCTCACGCGAGATCGCGTTCTCGATATCGGAGATGCGGGAGGGGTCAAACCAGACGCGGTTGACACCGCACTTCAAGATTGCGGCAGCGATACGTTTCTGGCTCGCGACGTCACTCATTCTTCTTCACCCCTGATTTGGTGGTTTTGGCCTTGGGCTTTGCAGCTGCCGTTGGCTTGGCTTCAGCATCCTTTTCAGCTGCGGGCTTGGCTGCCTTTGCCGGGGCCTTCTTTGCGGCAGGCTTCTCAGCAGATTCTGCCTTGGGCTTTGCAGATTTCGCTGCCTTTGCCGGGGCTTTCTCTTCAGCCTTTGGCGCCGGCTTTGCCTTTGCCGCGTCCTTCTTTGCCGGGGCTGCAGGTGCTTTGGTCTTGGAGGGCTTTTCTGCTTTCTTCTCCTTTCCTTCAGTCTTTGCTGCAGCCTTTTCCGGCTTTTTTGCCTCTGCCTTCACGATGCGGGCATTCAGTACCTTGAGTCCTGCTGCACCTGCTTTCTCCTGGATGATGAGGCGCTTGCGGTCTCCGACGGTAGCTCCAATCCGGATTGCCTGGGTCTTGGGATCGAGTCCTTCGAGCTCTTTTGCTGACGCAACCAGAACCTCGAAGAAGCCGCTCGGGTGCATGCCACGCACTGCAATGGGACTTCCGAATCCGGGCTTCGGGAGTGCTCCCTTTGCCTTCTTCTGTTCCCTCTGCTTGTTGTGTTGTCCGCGGGGCTTTCTCCAGGAATCAGAGAGCTGGCGTTTCTTGCCGAATCCGTCGCGCTTGAAGCTTGCGCCTTTTTCCACGCGCACCCGGATCAGTCGTTTTACTTCAGTAGTCATCTATGATCAGCCCCTCTGGACCATATAGATTCCATCCTGGAACACACGCGGGTCGCGGTTGCGGATGTGAGTCGCATGTTCGATGTTGGCCGCGGAGGTGCCTACCAGTTCGCGGTCAATGCCCGTGAGCACAACCTCGTCATTGGCAACCTTTGCGGTTACACCTGCTTCGATCCGCGCATACCGTGCCTTCTTCTCTCCAAGGAAATTGGCGATCTCAAGCCGGTTACCCTGAAGCTTGAGCTGGATGGGGAAGTGGCTGTACACCACTTTCATGCGGTACTCGAATCCTTCGCTTACGCCACGGAACATGTTCTTCGTGTGGGCTTCAAGAGTCCCGACCATAGCGGTGATCTCTTTCCTGCTGGATTCGGTCGAGATGGTGATCTCGCCGCCGTCAATGATGACGGAAACCTGGGGGAACCGCATGTTGCGGGAGAGCTGCCCTTTTGGGCCGGTTACGCGAAGCTGCATGCCGTCAAGCTGGGCTTTTATGCCCTCGGGAATTTTTACTTTTCTTATTGCTGACATCAAAAGCACCTTCTAATAGACGTACCCGAGCAGTTCGCCACCGATGCCTTCCTTTCTTGCCTGCACGTGGGAAATGACACCACGCGAGGTCGAAAGCATCAGGAGACCAAAGTTCTTGCCGGGGAGGTACTGCTTCTCCCAGTATTCCATTTCATCCAGCTGTACTGAGAACCGCGGGGTGATGGCACCGCAGCGGTTGATCTTTCCGGTCAGGTTGACCTTGAGCTGTCCGCCTCTGCCGTCATCAACGAACTCGAAGCTGCCGATATACCCGGCGTCCTGCATAATGCGAAGCATTGCGCCAAGGAGTTTACTTGCGGGTTCGATAACGCACACGGACTTTCCGGTATCACCGGCATTTTTCAGGGCACACATTCCGTCTGCAATTGGATTTAATCGTGTCATTGTGCAACTCACTCCTCAGCTCATCTTCTTGAAGCCCATCTTCTGAGCCCATTCGCGGAAGCACTGCCTGCAGAACATGATATGATATCTGCGTACGAGCCCCTGTTTGCGCCCGCACATCTTGCACTCGTTCGCACCGCGACCGTAGATCTTCTTCCTTTCTCCTGCCATTAGCGCACCTCGACCTGGTACTTCTCCTTGAGAAATGCAATTGCATCTGTCTTGTTCACGCGCTGTTTTATGGGGAGCTTTTTCTGCTCCATTTTCCTGCGGGTGATCCGGATGCCTTTGCGCTCGAGCACAACGTTGACATCCATACCGAAGATACCGATCTGCGGATCATAGGACATTCCGGGGAAGTCCGTGTGCTCTTCGATACCGAACGCAAAGTTTCCGCTCTTGTCAAACTGGCTCTCAAAGACAGTTTTCTGGACGATCGTAAGGGCAGTTGCAATGAAATCGCGGGCGGATTTGCCACGGAGAGTAACCTTGCACCCGATGGGCATGCCTTTCCTGACGGAAAACGCAGGCTGTGTCTTCTTGGCGATGCTCCGGATCGGCGTCTGCTTGGTGATCGTCTTCATGATATTCTCGGCTTTTACGAGCTTGTCGCCGGCCTCGCCGACGCCCATGTGGACGACAACCTTATCAATGTAGATATCGCGCATTGAGGTCACGCTTCATGCCCCCATTTTGCAATTGCGGGTGTCTTCTTGCCGACCATGTAGATGTAAGGCGAGACGGTGTCGAACTTGGTGCCCGATTTCTCGTCTTCGAGTATGATCTTGTTCGGAACGCTGCCGGGGACCTTGATGATATCGATGATCCGTGCAACCTTGCCGGAGTGTTTCCCGCCGATGATCATTGCCATGTTACCAACGGCAAACGGGAAGTGATCGACAATCTTGAACCGGGTCTCGGGCTCGAGAGAGAGGACTATCGAGTCTCCAGACTTGTAGGTGTTGTCAGCGAGAAGGTTGGAGCCATCCCGCATGTTGAGCTGGACCTTACCACCAGTGATGGTCGTCTTGTTCTTGATCTTGCAGAGGCGGGTCTTGGCTGCCTCGGCATCGATCTCGACGGATACGTGCCGCCCATCCTTGTCGCGCAGGATGCGGTAATACTTGTTGATCTTGGGAAGGGCAACGATATCGAAGATGCCGATACCCATCCTGGGATCACGGCAGACCTTTCCGTTGATGATTACATCTTTCTGGCGGAGGATCTGTTTGATCTCCTTCATGTTCCGCGCAAAGTCCATGTGGTCACGAAGCCAGACGGCAATCGGCATAGCATTTGCATTGTGCGGTCCCGGTGCTGTTTTCGTAATGAACTTCGTGGTCTTCTTAGCAATATGCCACGAGTCCGGGGCGTTTAAACGCTTCAGATGATCTGACATTATTCAGTCTCCCCCAGTTTTTCCACGCGGCGCTTGTCTGCAAGATTCAGTTTTGTGATCTGCACGTTCGACGCATCAATTCCGCGGGGCACTTCAGTGCCGTCAGCCTTGGTGGAAGATACGCCGTGGACAACCAGTTTTGATTTTTTGGTGTCGACAGCGTCAACCAGACCTTCATTCCCAACGAAATCGCCGCGGGTCACCTTGACGGTATCGCCCTTGATGACACGCAGGGTCTTCTTCGTATATTTTTCCTTCAGAGCCTCTGATAACGGGGCATTGAGGAATTTTGTGTTGACATGGGACGGTGCAGTATAGCGGGCCTTTCTCTGTTTTCTTGGCTGTGAGCTTTCAATTCTTACCATACTGCACACCTCATACAATAATCGTCGCCATGGAACCGAGCTTGGGGAATCGCTCAGCCACTTCGCGGGCGACCGGTCCCTTGATCTCAGTTCCCTTGGGCTCGTTCTTCTCATCCACGACAACAACAGCGTTGTCATCAAAGGATACACGCATGCCGTTGGGCCTGCGCATCTCCTTCTTTGCACGGATGACGACTGCACGCACAAGCTTGCGGCGCATGTCCGGAGTGCCTTTCTGGACACTGGCCGTGCAGAGATCGCCAAGACCCAGCTTGGGCTGACGGCGCCGGACACCATGGTAGCCAAAGACAGAGATGATCTGTACTGTCCTTGCTCCGGTATTATCGGCGCAGGCAAGCCTCGTCCCCGTCGCAAGTGCCCTCGGCGTCTTGGACTGCTTTGCCTTCATGGCTGAAGCACCTCCACAACGACAAAGGTAGTGCTCTTGGAGAGCGGTCTGCATTCAGCTATCTTCACCATGTCACCCACTTTTACCGGTATACAGGGTGCGTTGTGAGCATGAAGCTTTGAGCTTCGCTTCTCGTACCGCTTGTATTTACGGACATAGTGCATGTAATTTCGTTCCACTACGACCGTGCCCATCATACGATCGCTCACGACTTTGCCGGTGATCACCTGGCCGCGCACCGGTAAAGTGCCGTGAAACGGACAATTAACGTCCTTGCATTCCACGCTTGGAGCCTGGACGTTCAATCCAATGTTTTGTGCCATTATGTTATCCTCTTCTTTTCGTGCAGGTTGATCCTTTTTTCAGGAGCCAGAACCATAACGGAGCCATCTATCTCAACAAGTTCCCTGCTGGGAAGCATGACCTGAAACGTGGTGTGCATTTTTGGGATGCGTTTTACACCACGGCAGGTCTCTATCACGAGCAGGTTTTTCGTTTCATCGATGATGCGACCGGATAGTCCCCTGTGACTGGGGTTTGCAGCTCCTGATACCAGAATGTTCAGCCCGATCACTTCGTGGCTGAGAACATTCTGGGAAGAGATCATGCAGTTCTCCTGCGGTTCTGCTCGGTCATCATGCGGGCAATGGTTCGCCGGAGTTCGCCAATGTGGCCGGGATTCTCGGTAGCCCCACCGGCACTGACCTTACCGTAGTGCTGGACAAGTTCCATCCGGAGTTTTCCCATCTGTTCCTGCAGTTCTACATCGGAGAGCTGCTGGACATCCTTGGCTCTGAATATTGCCATTACTGTTCCTCCGCAAGATCCTCATCGGGAAGAGCCGGGTCTTCCGAATCGATATCACCGATGGCGGTTACCGTGGCTTTTGATGCGGGGCGTTTCTTCTCCTGTTCAATTATAGAGAAGTGGTCGGGCAGTTTTGCTCCCGCGGGAACAAGCTTGACCTGGACACCTATGACACCGAGTTTCTTGATCGCAACGGCATAGCCTTTCTCAACGATCGTGTTGCTGGGTTCACCACAGTGCTTAATGTACCCTTCAGTAAACTTCTGGGTCCTTGCACGGGCACCGGTCAGCTTGCCGGCGATGACAACTTCGCATCCCAGTGCGCCGGAGTCCATGACACGGCGAAGGATACTGGTTCCTGCCTTACGGAAGTACCAGCCGCGCTCGAGTGCGTTCGCCAGCCTTTCCGCCATGATCTGTGCGTTGAAGCTGGGGTTGTTGACCTGCTGCACTTCGATCTGGGGGGATTCGACGCCATAGTTCTGGGCGAGATCCTGGGTGAGCTGGTGGACCAGCTTGCCACCCTTACCGATTACAATACCGGGTTTCTCGGCAAAGATTGTGACCTGAGTACCGAGAGGAGTCCGTGCGATATCCATACCGCCGTATCCTGCCCGTTTCAGTTCCTTGGAGAGGTACTTCTCGACGCGGGCTTTCCGGACACCCTCAGCAATAAATTTTCTCTCGACTGCCATTACGCCACCTCGCGGACAACTACTTCGATATTCACGGATTCGCGGACCTTGGGTGTTGCTCGCCCCATTGCACGGGGGAAGAACGCCTTCTGGGCACGACCGCGGTTTGCCGACGCATGGATGATCTCGAGATTTTCAGCATCAAGGCCGAGATACTCGGCATTCTTCTTGACGGATTCGAGAATCCGGATGTATTCTTTGGATGCCTTGACGGGATAGCGTCCCGCATCCCAGTTGCCGGGAAGACCGCGCTTGTGCGCGACATTGCGGTTGAAGCGCCTGAAGGGAATTGCCTTCTTCAGCTTGACCACTTCATTCAGGTACGCAATTGCATCGTTCACGCGCTGGTGACGGATGAACGTGGCAATCTCGATTGAATGCTTGGGGGACATGTTCAGCTCGTTGGCTTTTGCTTTTGCAATGGTGTCACCCTTGATTTTTTGTGAGTATTCAGTTCTTGCCATGGTTCATCACTTCAGCGGAACGTACTTGCTGCCTCTGGTTGCACCGATACCGGCGCTACCGTGAGAAACCCTCTTTCTTGTCAGTGCAAATTCACCAAGATAGTGGAAGACCGATTCAGGCTGGAATTCTACCTTGACAAATTCCTTGCCATTGTAGATCTCGATTGTTTTCCCGATCATTTCGGGCATAACGATCATCTCGCGGAGATGAGTCCTGATCTTCTCGTCACCTTCACGGACTTTTGCGAGCAATGTCTCTTCACCGCGTGAAAAGCCGCGTACGATCTTGCGGCGGGGGCGGGCTGGCATGAGGGGGAGAAGTTCGGAAATCCCCATCGCTTTCAGCTCCTCGATCTTAAACCCACGGTAGGTGAACTCCTCACGCCGTCTTGGCATTCTCTTCTGTGTCTTTTTAGGTGCTGCCATTACCCATCACTTCCTGCTCTTTCCTGTCCTGCGTGCAGCCACATGACCTACCGTCCTGCCCGGCGATGTTCCGCGGGCAATGGTCTTCGGGCGACCGGTGTGCTGGTGCCCACCGCCACCGAACGGGTGGTCGATGACGTTCATTGCGACACCACGGACACGGGGCCAGTTGGATGCTGTGTTCTGCATCTTGTGGTACTTGTTCCCTGCTTTCACAAACGGCTTCTCGACACGGCCGCCACCTGCAACGATCCCTACTGTTGCACGGCAGCGTGCGTTGAACCATTTGGTCTTTCCGCTGGGCATCCTGACACCCACGCGGTCTTCCGATTTATCAACTACAACGGCCTGGACACCCGATGAACGGACAAATTTACCGCCATCATTCGGGCGTGCCTCGATGTTGCAGATGTAGGTACCGGTAGGGATGTTCTGGAGCGTCAGGGTGTTGCCATTCTTGACTTCCCCTGCAGCGGCCCAGAGAACGGACTCCCCGATGCCAAGTCCCTCGGTAACGAGCATATAGACCTTGGTGCCGTTCTCGAGTTTTACGAGTGCAATCGGCGCATTGCGGGCCGGATCGTGTTCGATATCAATCACTGTGCCGGTGATCTTCTGCGTGTCGTCACCGATGTGCTTCAGCTCGGCCTTATACCGGTGAGATGGTGCGCGGTATGTCGGGCCTCCCTTTCCTCGGGCTTGTGTTGTGATTCGATGTCCCATGTTCCCCACCTACATAATGCCAAGCCGGCTGAGGATCTCCTCGGCGGCCTTGTCGTTCTCAAAGCTCACGATAGCCTTCTTCTGACCGTGCATGGTCATGAGCGTCCTAACACTCCTGACTTTCTGGCCGAATGACTTCTCGATCTCGCGCTTGACGTCATCCTTGGATGCTTCGCGGGTGACGAGGAACTGGAGCTTGCTCTGGTTCTCGAGAAGGACCATTGCCTTTTCTGTGACAAAGGGATATTTCAGGGTCATTTACCTTCCCTCCAGGCGTACAAGTGCGCTCTCGGTCCAGACGGTCAGGCGGCCCGCCTGCATGCCCGGAGCAAGGTGCTCGACATTCAGTTGGTCAACAGTGACAACATCTACGCCGGAGAGGTTCCGGGCTGCGAGCAGCGGCTTCTCCGCGGTAACGATGAGCAGGCTCTTGCGCTGCTTGAACCGGCGACCGCGCATCTTGCCCCTGCCTGCCTTAACCTTCCTGCTGTCCTTTGAGCGTTCGATGTCATTGTAGACACCTGCGGTGGTCAGTGCAGTGATAACATCCTGCGTGCGAGCAATTGCCTCGAACTTGTCCTCAAGGATAACGGGAACTGCACCCTCAAAGAGGTGGCCGCGTCCCTTGACGAGTTCTTCGTTCACGCTTGCAGCAACCGCCGAGCGGAATGCCTTCTGTTTCTCCTTCTGGTTGATCTCCTTGATTAAGATCTTCGCAACTTTCGGCGGGTGTGCCTCACGACCACCCTTGGCCTGCGGGACCTTGGCGGCACGGGAGCCATTCTTGAGACGCGGAACATGTGATGATCCGCGACCGCTTCCCCAGCCAACTGCTGACGAGCGGATGCCTGCGAATGGGTGGGATCCGTGCGGCTGTCTCCGGGTGCTCTGGAGCGCCATAACTGCCTTCTTGATCAGATCGGGGCGGTACTCTTCGGAGAAGATCTCCGGAAGATCGATACTCTTGGTAACTCCGCCATCCAGTGTTTTAACCTGTGCTTTCATCTCTGATCATCCCTGCTTGCTCTGGACGCTCACAAACTGGATTGTCGGCATCCTGACGACATGTTCTCCCACGCGTATTGCCGGGCGGATACGGATAAGCCGCTTTACTGGGCCGGGAATGGATCCTTTCACCAGCACGTACGGGTTCTTAAGAATGCCGTAGTTGATGAATCCCCCCGCGGGAGTAATCTCACTGGCATTCTCGCTGAATTTTAAAATCCGTTTGTTGAACTCGGTGCGCTGCTGGAATCCCATCTGACCGATCTGGGGGACCTGCCACCTGACGTGGTGAGGGTTCCAGGGTCCAAGGGTACCGATGTGGCGTTCTTTGCCACCAACGGAGTGCTTGCGCTTGCGCAGGGCAATACCCCAGCGCTTCACGGCGCCCTGGGTACCTTTTCCGGTGGTGATTGCGGTGATGTCCGCGTATGCCCCGGTCTGGACAACGTTGTTCAAGGTAACTTCCTTTCCAAGAAGCCCCAGTGCAAATTCCAGCTGTTTCTTGACATCGGCTCCGCCAACCTTGATCTCCATGAGGTCCGGGACTTTCTTGGGAACCCCGGAGAGGGCTGCAGGCTGCGTATAGGTGACTGCATGAAGCTCAGCAACGATGCCTGCTGCAACTGCATCCGACAGTTTCTTCCTGGCGGCTTCG
Above is a window of uncultured Methanoregula sp. DNA encoding:
- the rpl4p gene encoding 50S ribosomal protein L4 codes for the protein MKAQVKTLDGGVTKSIDLPEIFSEEYRPDLIKKAVMALQSTRRQPHGSHPFAGIRSSAVGWGSGRGSSHVPRLKNGSRAAKVPQAKGGREAHPPKVAKILIKEINQKEKQKAFRSAVAASVNEELVKGRGHLFEGAVPVILEDKFEAIARTQDVITALTTAGVYNDIERSKDSRKVKAGRGKMRGRRFKQRKSLLIVTAEKPLLAARNLSGVDVVTVDQLNVEHLAPGMQAGRLTVWTESALVRLEGR
- the rpmC gene encoding 50S ribosomal protein L29, with the protein product MAIFRAKDVQQLSDVELQEQMGKLRMELVQHYGKVSAGGATENPGHIGELRRTIARMMTEQNRRRTA
- a CDS encoding 50S ribosomal protein L22 — translated: MARTEYSQKIKGDTIAKAKANELNMSPKHSIEIATFIRHQRVNDAIAYLNEVVKLKKAIPFRRFNRNVAHKRGLPGNWDAGRYPVKASKEYIRILESVKKNAEYLGLDAENLEIIHASANRGRAQKAFFPRAMGRATPKVRESVNIEVVVREVA
- a CDS encoding 30S ribosomal protein S4e, whose translation is MSDHLKRLNAPDSWHIAKKTTKFITKTAPGPHNANAMPIAVWLRDHMDFARNMKEIKQILRQKDVIINGKVCRDPRMGIGIFDIVALPKINKYYRILRDKDGRHVSVEIDAEAAKTRLCKIKNKTTITGGKVQLNMRDGSNLLADNTYKSGDSIVLSLEPETRFKIVDHFPFAVGNMAMIIGGKHSGKVARIIDIIKVPGSVPNKIILEDEKSGTKFDTVSPYIYMVGKKTPAIAKWGHEA
- the rplX gene encoding 50S ribosomal protein L24 — encoded protein: MVRIESSQPRKQRKARYTAPSHVNTKFLNAPLSEALKEKYTKKTLRVIKGDTVKVTRGDFVGNEGLVDAVDTKKSKLVVHGVSSTKADGTEVPRGIDASNVQITKLNLADKRRVEKLGETE
- a CDS encoding 50S ribosomal protein L2 gives rise to the protein MGHRITTQARGKGGPTYRAPSHRYKAELKHIGDDTQKITGTVIDIEHDPARNAPIALVKLENGTKVYMLVTEGLGIGESVLWAAAGEVKNGNTLTLQNIPTGTYICNIEARPNDGGKFVRSSGVQAVVVDKSEDRVGVRMPSGKTKWFNARCRATVGIVAGGGRVEKPFVKAGNKYHKMQNTASNWPRVRGVAMNVIDHPFGGGGHQHTGRPKTIARGTSPGRTVGHVAARRTGKSRK
- a CDS encoding 30S ribosomal protein S3, with translation MAVERKFIAEGVRKARVEKYLSKELKRAGYGGMDIARTPLGTQVTIFAEKPGIVIGKGGKLVHQLTQDLAQNYGVESPQIEVQQVNNPSFNAQIMAERLANALERGWYFRKAGTSILRRVMDSGALGCEVVIAGKLTGARARTQKFTEGYIKHCGEPSNTIVEKGYAVAIKKLGVIGVQVKLVPAGAKLPDHFSIIEQEKKRPASKATVTAIGDIDSEDPALPDEDLAEEQ
- a CDS encoding 50S ribosomal protein L5, which translates into the protein MRDIYIDKVVVHMGVGEAGDKLVKAENIMKTITKQTPIRSIAKKTQPAFSVRKGMPIGCKVTLRGKSARDFIATALTIVQKTVFESQFDKSGNFAFGIEEHTDFPGMSYDPQIGIFGMDVNVVLERKGIRITRRKMEQKKLPIKQRVNKTDAIAFLKEKYQVEVR
- a CDS encoding 50S ribosomal protein L32e, yielding MTTEVKRLIRVRVEKGASFKRDGFGKKRQLSDSWRKPRGQHNKQREQKKAKGALPKPGFGSPIAVRGMHPSGFFEVLVASAKELEGLDPKTQAIRIGATVGDRKRLIIQEKAGAAGLKVLNARIVKAEAKKPEKAAAKTEGKEKKAEKPSKTKAPAAPAKKDAAKAKPAPKAEEKAPAKAAKSAKPKAESAEKPAAKKAPAKAAKPAAEKDAEAKPTAAAKPKAKTTKSGVKKNE
- a CDS encoding 50S ribosomal protein L3 → MPKINRPRRGSLAFSPRKRAKSPIPKYQSWPLYEGAPILQGFAGYKVGMTHVIMVDDHKSSPTEGKEIMVPVTVIEVPSMKVAAIRAYSRDTYGKHALTEVWTDQLDSILGRRITMPKDYDGEAARKKLSDAVAAGIVAELHAVTYTQPAALSGVPKKVPDLMEIKVGGADVKKQLEFALGLLGKEVTLNNVVQTGAYADITAITTGKGTQGAVKRWGIALRKRKHSVGGKERHIGTLGPWNPHHVRWQVPQIGQMGFQQRTEFNKRILKFSENASEITPAGGFINYGILKNPYVLVKGSIPGPVKRLIRIRPAIRVGEHVVRMPTIQFVSVQSKQG
- a CDS encoding 50S ribosomal protein L6, coding for MSAIRKVKIPEGIKAQLDGMQLRVTGPKGQLSRNMRFPQVSVIIDGGEITISTESSRKEITAMVGTLEAHTKNMFRGVSEGFEYRMKVVYSHFPIQLKLQGNRLEIANFLGEKKARYARIEAGVTAKVANDEVVLTGIDRELVGTSAANIEHATHIRNRDPRVFQDGIYMVQRG
- a CDS encoding 30S ribosomal protein S19, which encodes MAAPKKTQKRMPRRREEFTYRGFKIEELKAMGISELLPLMPARPRRKIVRGFSRGEETLLAKVREGDEKIRTHLREMIVMPEMIGKTIEIYNGKEFVKVEFQPESVFHYLGEFALTRKRVSHGSAGIGATRGSKYVPLK
- a CDS encoding 50S ribosomal protein L19e codes for the protein MSDVASQKRIAAAILKCGVNRVWFDPSRISDIENAISREDLRGLVTDGAIKARQKKGVSRGRARARIAQRSYGHRKGAGKRKGAAGARNPSKTAWVQKIRAIRKVLVELRDAATIDRHLYRILYRKAAGGQFRSVAHMKAQMEILQGRMK
- a CDS encoding 30S ribosomal protein S14, producing MAGERKKIYGRGANECKMCGRKQGLVRRYHIMFCRQCFREWAQKMGFKKMS
- a CDS encoding 50S ribosomal protein L18 is translated as MATGSRYFVPFRRRREGKTDYYQRTRLVVADAPRMVVRKTNRHIIIQLVTAEMDGDRTLVAANSSELEKYGYKGSTSNTPAAYLTGMLFAVKAKKAQQGSAILDIGLNRATRGARVFAALKGAVDAGLDIPYGEAILPSEDRIKGEHIAAYNKNAGDIVKNVEQVADAIKKELV
- a CDS encoding ribonuclease P protein subunit, which encodes MISSQNVLSHEVIGLNILVSGAANPSHRGLSGRIIDETKNLLVIETCRGVKRIPKMHTTFQVMLPSRELVEIDGSVMVLAPEKRINLHEKKRIT
- a CDS encoding 50S ribosomal protein L14; its protein translation is MKAKQSKTPRALATGTRLACADNTGARTVQIISVFGYHGVRRRQPKLGLGDLCTASVQKGTPDMRRKLVRAVVIRAKKEMRRPNGMRVSFDDNAVVVVDEKNEPKGTEIKGPVAREVAERFPKLGSMATIIV
- a CDS encoding 30S ribosomal protein S17; translated protein: MAQNIGLNVQAPSVECKDVNCPFHGTLPVRGQVITGKVVSDRMMGTVVVERNYMHYVRKYKRYEKRSSKLHAHNAPCIPVKVGDMVKIAECRPLSKSTTFVVVEVLQP
- a CDS encoding 50S ribosomal protein L23; the encoded protein is MTLKYPFVTEKAMVLLENQSKLQFLVTREASKDDVKREIEKSFGQKVRSVRTLMTMHGQKKAIVSFENDKAAEEILSRLGIM
- a CDS encoding 30S ribosomal protein S8, with protein sequence MTRLNPIADGMCALKNAGDTGKSVCVIEPASKLLGAMLRIMQDAGYIGSFEFVDDGRGGQLKVNLTGKINRCGAITPRFSVQLDEMEYWEKQYLPGKNFGLLMLSTSRGVISHVQARKEGIGGELLGYVY